The following are encoded together in the Pseudomonas sediminis genome:
- a CDS encoding mechanosensitive ion channel family protein: MEMNVEELVKISEAWLPVVLEYSGKLTLAVITLLIGWWLISRLTSSIESMLAARKVDRALSSFIGSLVSIVLRILLLISVASMIGVETTSFIAMIGAAGLAIGLALQGSLANFAGGVLIMLFRPFRAGDWIEGQGVSGSVDSIQIFHTTLKTADNKVVIVPNGALSNGHITNYSREPRRRADINIGIDYSSDIKRAREVLLDIAKDPRVQLDPAPVVFVTGLGESAVNISLRVWVATGDFWPVTFEFTELAKERLTEAGIGIPFPQRVVHLAKAE, from the coding sequence ATGGAGATGAACGTCGAGGAACTGGTGAAAATATCCGAGGCCTGGCTGCCGGTGGTGTTGGAGTACAGCGGCAAGCTGACCCTGGCAGTGATCACTCTGCTGATCGGCTGGTGGCTGATCAGCCGGCTGACGTCGAGCATCGAGAGCATGCTCGCAGCGCGTAAGGTGGACCGCGCGTTGAGCAGCTTCATTGGCAGCCTGGTCAGCATCGTGCTGCGTATTCTGCTGCTGATCAGCGTGGCTTCGATGATCGGTGTGGAGACCACTTCGTTCATCGCCATGATCGGTGCGGCGGGTCTGGCCATCGGCCTGGCGCTGCAGGGCAGCCTGGCCAACTTCGCGGGTGGCGTGCTGATCATGCTGTTTCGCCCGTTCCGCGCGGGCGACTGGATCGAGGGGCAAGGCGTTTCCGGTAGCGTCGACAGCATCCAGATCTTCCACACCACGCTGAAAACGGCGGATAACAAGGTGGTGATCGTGCCCAATGGCGCGCTGTCCAACGGCCATATCACCAACTACTCGCGTGAGCCGCGTCGGCGCGCCGACATCAATATCGGCATCGACTACTCCAGCGATATCAAGCGTGCCCGTGAAGTGCTGCTTGATATCGCCAAGGACCCGCGTGTGCAGCTTGACCCCGCGCCCGTGGTATTCGTGACCGGGCTGGGTGAAAGCGCCGTGAACATCTCGCTGCGCGTATGGGTGGCGACTGGTGATTTCTGGCCGGTGACCTTCGAGTTCACCGAACTGGCCAAGGAGCGTCTGACCGAGGCGGGTATTGGTATTCCGTTCCCGCAGCGGGTGGTGCATTTAGCCAAGGCCGAGTGA
- a CDS encoding YajQ family cyclic di-GMP-binding protein, giving the protein MPSFDVVSELDKHELTNAVDNAIKELDRRFDLRGKCSIESKDKALTLTAEAEFMLEQMLDIVRSSLVKRKIDCQCMETKEPYASGKVMKQEVTFREGIDKELAKKIVAHIKDAKLKVQAAIQGEQVRVTGKKRDDLQEAIALLRGHEFGMPLQYNNFRD; this is encoded by the coding sequence ATGCCTTCGTTCGACGTCGTGTCCGAACTGGATAAACACGAACTGACCAATGCGGTCGATAACGCCATCAAGGAACTCGACCGCCGTTTCGACCTGCGCGGCAAGTGCAGCATCGAGAGCAAGGACAAGGCGCTGACCTTGACCGCCGAAGCCGAATTCATGCTCGAGCAGATGCTCGACATCGTGCGCAGCAGTCTGGTCAAGCGCAAGATCGACTGCCAGTGCATGGAAACCAAGGAGCCCTATGCCTCGGGCAAGGTGATGAAGCAGGAAGTCACCTTTCGTGAAGGCATCGACAAGGAGCTGGCGAAGAAGATCGTCGCTCACATCAAGGACGCCAAGCTCAAGGTGCAGGCCGCCATCCAGGGCGAGCAGGTACGCGTGACCGGCAAGAAACGTGACGATCTGCAGGAAGCCATCGCCCTGCTGCGCGGTCACGAGTTCGGCATGCCGCTACAGTACAACAACTTCCGCGATTGA
- a CDS encoding response regulator yields the protein MPNPHLSILVVDDAKFSSAMIGRALSQAGYQDVRFASSASEALQQLEQRPASVLLADWLMPEIDGLELTARVRQLDETADHYTYIILLTGKEGENVLGEAFDRGVDDFISKAAMNEQLVPRVYAADRLCNTLQRLLHENRMLTQNVASLERRNLVDPLTGLGNPRYLRQKLSDSLRQIESRGGAVCYLLIGLPEATQLRSQYGERFFNELLRSAARRLQQLVRPLDVLTRLDDNHFGLITLLEDLQECSPSSFKRLHEGLNLKAFKTSEGFITLKAGISLVGIDAKALPNDPEQLILHAQKLLAESYASGRVAAMRLPLP from the coding sequence ATGCCCAACCCCCATCTCAGCATCCTGGTGGTGGACGACGCCAAGTTCTCCAGCGCCATGATTGGCCGTGCACTGAGCCAGGCTGGCTACCAGGACGTGCGCTTTGCCAGCAGCGCCAGCGAAGCCCTGCAGCAGCTGGAGCAGCGCCCGGCCAGCGTATTGCTGGCCGACTGGCTGATGCCCGAGATCGACGGCCTGGAACTGACCGCGCGGGTACGCCAGCTGGATGAGACGGCCGATCACTACACCTACATCATCCTGCTGACCGGCAAGGAAGGCGAAAACGTGCTGGGCGAAGCCTTCGACCGTGGCGTCGATGACTTCATCAGCAAGGCGGCCATGAACGAGCAGCTGGTGCCACGTGTGTACGCCGCCGACCGGTTGTGCAATACCCTGCAGCGCCTGCTGCACGAAAACCGCATGCTCACGCAGAATGTCGCCAGCCTGGAGCGCCGCAACCTGGTCGACCCGCTGACGGGGCTGGGCAACCCGCGCTATTTGCGGCAGAAGCTCTCCGACAGCTTGCGCCAGATCGAATCACGCGGCGGCGCCGTCTGCTACCTGTTGATAGGCCTGCCCGAAGCCACGCAGCTGCGTAGCCAGTATGGAGAACGCTTCTTCAACGAGCTGCTGCGCAGTGCCGCCCGCCGCCTGCAGCAGCTGGTCAGGCCGCTGGATGTGCTGACCCGTCTGGATGACAACCATTTTGGCCTGATCACGCTGCTCGAGGATCTGCAGGAATGCTCGCCGAGCAGTTTCAAGCGTCTGCACGAGGGGCTGAACCTCAAGGCATTCAAGACCAGTGAAGGCTTCATCACCCTCAAGGCTGGTATCAGCCTGGTCGGCATCGATGCAAAGGCACTGCCCAACGACCCCGAGCAACTGATCCTGCATGCACAAAAGCTGCTGGCCGAGTCCTACGCCAGCGGTCGCGTCGCAGCCATGCGCCTGCCTCTGCCGTGA
- a CDS encoding putative 2-dehydropantoate 2-reductase, whose translation MTWHILGAGSLGSLWAARLARAGLPVRLILRNRQRLAAYQQAGGLTLIEAGQAQQYAIAAELPQADAPIHRLLLACKAYDAQSAVATIAERLAPGAELLLLQNGLGSQDEVAQRLPRQRCLFVSSTEGAFRPADFQVVFAGNGYNWLGDPNNPQPPAWLDDLQRAGIAHQWSTDILARLWRKLALNCAINPLTVLHDCRNGGLSEHPAEVAILCTELTELLQLCGQPAAADNLHEEVQRVIHATAANYSSMHQDVALGRRTEISYLLGYACAAAQRHGLQLPHLQHVQQRLLEHLQARGLPVN comes from the coding sequence GTGACCTGGCACATCCTCGGCGCCGGTAGCCTCGGCAGCCTGTGGGCTGCGCGTCTGGCCCGTGCCGGTCTGCCGGTCAGGTTGATTCTGCGCAACCGGCAACGCCTCGCGGCCTACCAGCAGGCCGGCGGCCTGACCCTGATCGAAGCGGGCCAGGCCCAGCAGTACGCCATTGCCGCGGAGTTACCACAGGCCGACGCGCCCATCCATCGCCTGCTGCTGGCTTGCAAGGCCTATGACGCGCAAAGCGCGGTGGCGACCATCGCCGAGCGTCTGGCCCCGGGCGCCGAACTGCTGCTGTTGCAGAACGGACTAGGCAGCCAGGATGAAGTCGCCCAACGCCTACCCAGACAGCGTTGCCTGTTCGTCTCCAGCACCGAAGGGGCCTTTCGCCCTGCCGACTTTCAGGTGGTTTTCGCCGGCAACGGCTACAACTGGCTGGGCGACCCGAACAATCCCCAGCCGCCAGCCTGGCTGGACGACCTGCAGCGCGCCGGCATCGCCCACCAGTGGAGCACGGATATCCTCGCGCGCCTGTGGCGCAAGCTGGCGCTCAATTGCGCGATCAACCCGCTCACTGTGCTGCACGACTGTCGCAATGGCGGCCTGAGCGAACACCCGGCCGAAGTCGCCATCCTGTGCACTGAACTCACGGAGCTGCTGCAGCTCTGTGGCCAACCGGCTGCGGCGGACAACCTGCACGAGGAAGTGCAACGGGTGATTCATGCCACCGCGGCAAACTACTCCTCCATGCACCAGGATGTAGCCCTGGGTCGCCGCACCGAGATCAGTTATCTGCTTGGCTACGCCTGTGCCGCTGCGCAGCGCCATGGGTTGCAGTTGCCGCACCTGCAGCATGTGCAACAGCGCTTGCTTGAGCATCTGCAAGCACGTGGCCTGCCAGTGAACTAG